ATATGTCTAGTCTGGCAATTATTGATTTAGATACCTGTATGAAAGGGTATTTGATGTATGACTTTGGTGATATGGTTCGTGCCTTTTGTTCACCTGAAGCGGAAGATTCAACTCATTTAGCCAGTGTGCATGCTAGACCTGAGATTATTATTGCCGCGGCTAATGCTTATATTAAACCCCTTGTTGGTATTATTACTCCACTTGAAAAGCGCAGTTTGTGGCTAGGGACTAAAGTGATGCCATTAATGCTTGGTGTGCGATTTTTAACGGATTATTTAAATGGTGATGTTTACTTTGGGATTAAATATCAAAACCATAATCTTGATCGCGCCATCAATCAGTTAACTATTTATCAAAGCCTACAGCAGCAAGAAACAGCGTTAAGGCCATTATTTGATGCTTAGTCAATATCGATAATCCATTTTAGGGTATTGCCTATCGCTAGCCAATAAAAGGCAAGTAGTAGACTAAAAATCTACTTGATATCCGTTTATCACCCCCCAACTTATGGTTAGCGAGTAATTTAAACAAAATAAGGATTTAATTGATGTCAAATGTGCTCAATAAATATAAATGGATTTTATTTGATGCCGATGAAACACTATTTCATTTTGATGCTTTTGCTGGATTAAAATTAATGTTTTCGCGCTTTAATGTTGATTTTAATGCAGAAGATTTTTTAACTTATCAGCAGGTTAATAAACCATTATGGGTCGAATACCAAAATGGATTAATTAGCGCAGCGCATTTACAACAAACTCGGTTTACTCATTGGGCGACTAAATTATCTGTCACGCCACAACATTTAAACAGCCAATTTTTAACTGCGATGGCCGATATTTGTCTACCATTACCAGGTGCTCGCGAATTAGTAGACTCATTAACTGGCAAGGTAAACTTAGGTATCATTACTAATGGTTTTACCGAGCTACAAAATATTCGCTTGAGTCGTACTGGCTTTAAAAATGCGTTTAATCCAGTGGTTATCTCTGAACAACTGGGTAAAGCAAAACCTGATGTGGCTATTTTTAATCACGCTTTTAGCTTAATGGGAGAGCCTGAAAAGCATCAAGTACTGATGGTAGGTGATAACTTACATTCTGATATTTTAGGTGGCATCAATGCGGGTATCGACACCTGTTGGCTAAATCATCATGACGAACCAGTAAGCGATAATATATCTCCACGTTATCAGGTACGTAATTTAACCGAACTACATCAATTATTATTGACACCCAATACGCCTTTAGCAGGTTAGATGCTTTTAAGTTGGGATGATATGTTATAAAAAAGCCATTCAAGTGAATGGCTTTTTTTCGTTAAAACCTAGCAAATTTACTGAAATAAATCTTCAGCAACATTGTCGATAAAGATATCACCACTTTGTGGTATATCAGTGACATATTCTTTAGGTTCTGTACCTTCAGCAAAATATTCAAACTCTGTGGTGTGATCTGTCTTACGAGTCAATTTACCCGTAGCTAAATCAATACGTGCAGATACGATTCCTTTAGGTGGAATAACTGGTGCTTCAGGAGTACCTGAGAGTGCTTTATTCATATAGTCATTCCAACCAGGACCTGCTGTTTTCGCACCCGCTTCAGCACCGGAAATCTGCTCTGGATCGCCATTTGCCATCCAACTTGAGCGACCTAGCTGACGGCCGTGATCATCAAACCCAACCCAGAAGGTTGCAGTAAGTGTAGGATTAAAGCCACTGAACCAAGTATCACGAGATTCGTTGGTTGTTCCTGTTTTTCCGGCAATATCATGACGTCTAATTAATTTAGATGCTCGCCATGCCGTACCATTCCAACCCGTGCCTTTGCTCCAGTCACCGCCACCCCAAATCACACTTTTTAATGCTTCAGTAATCAAAAATGCAGTTTGTTCAGAAATAACTCGTTTTGCAAAATGGGCCTTTGGATTAGTACAAATGTTCTCTTCGGCGGTAATTGAATCTATTGTCGTTTCTTGGTCTGATGTATCTGCGGATGACAACACAGCTTGCTGAGAAAATTCTTCAGCCATTGCTGCAAATGGATCATCAATAACAGCGGTTTCTTCAATAGAAGGCGCTGGCTTACTGCACGCTATTGAAGGAATTGTTTGTTCAATCATATTGTCGTATGAGTCTGTCACGTGATCGATAAAGTAAGGTTCTACTAAATAGCCACCATTAGCAAAACTGTTAAATGCCGTGGCAACTTGCAGGGGGGTGACCGACGGTGAACCTAAGGCTAACGATTCATTTCGTGGTAGATCGTTGGGATCAAAACCAAACTGGATGAGTTTTTTAATAGTGTCGTCTAAACCGGTATATCGCATCGCTCTAACAGACATAACGTTAATAGACTGCGCTAAACCGACACGTAAGCGAGTAGGCCCACCGTAAATATCTGGTGAGTTCTTTGGACGCCATGCAGTGCCTTGACGGGTATCGGGTTTGTTGATGGGTGCGTTATTAATAAGCGTAGCTAAGGTGTAATCCTTTTCTAATGCAGCAGCATAAATAAAAGGCTTAATATTGGAACCTAATTGGCGCTTAGCCTGAGTGACTCGGTTGAACTGGCTTTGACTAAAACTAAATCCACCGACGAGAGTTTTAATGGCACCGTCATGGGGTTCAAGCGACACAGTTGCACTCGAAACTAGAGGGATTTGTGATAATTGCCAATGTTTACCGTTATGGCGGATCCACACTTGTTGACCAGCGGTCAATATGTCACTTGCTTGCTTCGGAGGTAAGCTTTGGCGTTTGTCGCTAATAAACTTACGCGCCCATTTTAAGCCTTTCCATTCAAGTGTAATCAACTTGCCTTCATCATCAATAACCTGTGCTTGTTGGTCTTTAACACTTATTACAGCAGCAGGCATGATGCCCTGCATCGAAGACGTGCGTTTTAGAATAGTGACCGTCTCCTCATTATTTAGCGGAGTATCTGTCCATAATTCAGTAACAGGGCCACGGTAGCCATGGCGTTGATCGTAAGCAAAAACGTTATCTCGTAATGATTCCTGAGCCATCAATTGGAGATCGGATGATATCGTGGTGTAGACATTGTAACCATTAGTATAGGCTGCTTCTTCACCGTATTTCTGGATCATATAATCGCGTGCCATTTCCGAAACATACGGAGCATACAAATCGATTTCAGCACCATGATATTTTGCCGTAGAAATGCTATTAATCGCTTCTTGGTATTCTGCTTGAGTAATATTACGTTTCTCGAGCATACGACTTAACACCCAGTTACGACGCGATATGGCTCGTTCTGGATTTCTAATAGGGTTAGCTGCAGATGGAGCTTGCGGTAGGCCTGCAATCATTGCCATCTCAGGCAAGGTAAGTTGGCTAAGCTCTTTACCATAATAAACCTGAGCTGCCGCACCAACGCCATAGGCGCGGTTACCGAGAAATGAACGATTTAAGTAAAGAGCTAAAATTTCTTTCTTAGACAATGCCTTTTCAATCTTTAGTGCGAGGAAGATTTCTTTAACTTTACGAATATATGTTTTTTCATTAGATAGGAAGAATCCACGAGCAACCTGTTGGGTAATAGTACTAGCGCCTTGACTTTTCTTACCTGTGGTCACCAAAATAAGTGCCGCACGGATAATACCAATAGGATCAATACCATTGTGCTCAAAAAAGCGTGCGTCTTCTGTATCGAGCACGGCATTAATCAACTGAGCAGGCACCTCATCGTACTCGACAGGTATACGGCGTTTCTCACCAAACTGAGAAATAAGTTTGCCATCGCGGCTATAAATACGCAGCGGAGTTTGTAATTGTACCGTCTTTAGCGAATTAACATCGGGTAAGTCAGGCAATACATAAAAGTAAGCGGCCGCGATAGCAGCAACGCCAAGTAGTGATAGGCTAAAAAATGCGATTAATAAACGTTTAAACCACTTCACTCGATAATTCCAGAAAAATTACAAATAGTATCGTTAGTATATAAGCGGGAGAGTTTTTGGTGAAGTAAAACATGAAATAACTAAATAGTATTTGTAAAATGTTGAAACATTTTGTACAAATACTTATAACGAGTTGATTATGTGCTAATCTCTTACAAAATAATAATAGAATTATGATGACGGACTATGATTTCTAAATTATGGAAGCGTCAGGCACCTCAAATGGTTGGGATTGATATTGGATCCCACGAAATAAAAGCCATATTGTTGAGCAAGACTGCGGATGGATACAAAATTCAAAATCATGCTGCTGTCCCTGTTAGAAAAGGGGCTGTAGTCGATCATGATATTCGTGATTCTGAAGCTGTACTAGAATCATTAAGACAGATAAGAAGAGGTTTGCCTAAATCTCTCAAATTTGCAGCAGTTGCTGTTTCTGGTTCTGCTGTAATGACTAAAGTTATCTATATGGATGCTGCGCTGAATGAAGAGGAAATGGAAGCTCAAATTGAAATTGAGGCTGATAATCTTATTCCTTATTCATTAGATGAAGTCAGTATTGATTTTGAAAGACTTAGTCCTAATATTACCGATCCAACTAAAGTAAATGTTTTACTGAGCGCATGCCGCACAGAAAACATTGATTCGCGCGTGGACGCGCTCGATGCTATTGAACTGGATGTAAAAGTAGTTGATGTAGAAGCTTATGCTTTAGGGCGCTCAGCAGAATTAATTTATGGCCAGTTACCCGATGGCGCTAAAAGCAAATCAATCGCCATGGTTGATATTGGCGCCAATATGACCACATTCTCAGTGGTTGAAAATGGTGATACCACGTTTATACGTGAGCAAGCATTTGGTGGAGAATTATTTACTCAATCAATTGTGTCATTTTATGGGATGCCCCATGATGAGGCGGAACGGGCTAAAGTTTCAGGCCAGCTACCTCGTAATTATATGTTCGAAGTATTGTCACCGTTTCAGACGCAATTATTACAGCAAATTAAACGAACCTTACAGATATATTGTACTGCCAGCGGACGTGAGAAGGTTGACTATATCGTGTTGTGTGGTGGTACCGCTAAGTTAGAGGGAATGGTTGAACTGCTCTCTAACGAGCTAGGTACTCATACCATTCTTGCTGACCCTTTCCAAGGTTGTTTGCATGCAGATGATGTTATGAAAAGTCAGCTTCAACCTAATATGAGTAAATATATGGTGGCATGCGGTCTTGCGCTAAGGAGTTATGCTCAATGGCGAACATAAACTTATTACCTTGGCGTGAAGAAGCGAGAGAGAAGCAAAAACGCGATTTTATCGGGATTTTAGCGTTAGTTTTTTTGGTGACTTCATTAGTTGTATATTTATTTCTAGGTTTTCTAGACGTGGTCACTGATGATCAACGCCAACGAAATGCATATCTTGAATCTGAAATTAGCTTGCTTGATACCCAAATTGCAGAAATTAGAAAAATTACCGAACGTAAAAAAGATATTGAACGTCGAACCGAAATAATTCTCAACTTACAACAGTCACGTAATTTACCGACTCACGTTTTAGATGAATTAGTCAGAATAGTGCCGCCTGGAATTTATCTCTCAAGTATAGAGAAAAAAGGTAGTGTGTTATTGATAGAAGGACGTAGTGAATCAAATAATAACGTCGCTAATATGATGAGAAAGGTGAAAACATCAACCTATCTTAACGATCCGAGTATGCAATCGATTGTGACCCAAAATGAAGAATTAAGGCAATTACAGCGTTTTAAATTACGCGTCACTATTCGTGATGAGTCTCAAACTACGAATGTTGATGCGAACCAAGGAGCGAGAAAATGAATCTCGACCTAGATCAATTTAACGATATCGATTTTGAAAATATTGGTGGTTGGCCCAAACTGGTAAAAATTGTATTTGCCGGTTTTTTATCCTTATGTGTTATTGGTGCCAGTTATTATTTATTTATTTCAGATTCGATTGATGTGATGGAAGCTGAACAGCAGAAAGAAATTCAATTACGTGAAGATTTTGAAAATAAATATCGTTTAGCCGCTAATCTTAAACTGTATCGTGAACAGTTAGACGTGATGGAAGTACAGTTTGCCGAATTACTTAAAATGCTGCCTTCTGAAAATGAAATGCCAGGTTTATTAGATGATTTGACGTTTGTTGCAACTGACGCTGGTCTGCGAATTAACAGTCTTGATTGGGATGATGAAATCGAACGTGATTTTTATATTGAATTTCCAATAAAGATGTCGGTAGACGGTGATTACCATAAAATCGGTGACATGGTCAGTGGTGTGGCAAAGTTACCTCGAATAGTCAGTCTGCATGACTTTGTTATAAAGCAGAACGATAGCGGTGGATTATCGATGGATATTCTCGCTAAAACGTATCGTTTTAAAGAAGGTGCAGAATTAACGCAACAGGCCAATAAGGGGCAAAAATAATGAAATTTTTGCTCTTATTGTTATCAATGGTGCTTTTATTGAGCGGTTGTATTGGCGAACGTAGTGATTTAGAGCTATTTGTTACTACTACAAAGGCGCAACACGTTGCTCGTATACCACCATTAAAGCAAACGCCTAAGTTTGAACATTTTGAGTATCAAGCTGAATTAATGCGTAGTCCGTTTGTTCCACCGTCGAGGGAATTGACTGAAGAGGTGATTGATACATCTAAAGATTGTTTA
This region of Shewanella livingstonensis genomic DNA includes:
- the yjjG gene encoding pyrimidine 5'-nucleotidase; amino-acid sequence: MSNVLNKYKWILFDADETLFHFDAFAGLKLMFSRFNVDFNAEDFLTYQQVNKPLWVEYQNGLISAAHLQQTRFTHWATKLSVTPQHLNSQFLTAMADICLPLPGARELVDSLTGKVNLGIITNGFTELQNIRLSRTGFKNAFNPVVISEQLGKAKPDVAIFNHAFSLMGEPEKHQVLMVGDNLHSDILGGINAGIDTCWLNHHDEPVSDNISPRYQVRNLTELHQLLLTPNTPLAG
- a CDS encoding penicillin-binding protein 1A, which encodes MKWFKRLLIAFFSLSLLGVAAIAAAYFYVLPDLPDVNSLKTVQLQTPLRIYSRDGKLISQFGEKRRIPVEYDEVPAQLINAVLDTEDARFFEHNGIDPIGIIRAALILVTTGKKSQGASTITQQVARGFFLSNEKTYIRKVKEIFLALKIEKALSKKEILALYLNRSFLGNRAYGVGAAAQVYYGKELSQLTLPEMAMIAGLPQAPSAANPIRNPERAISRRNWVLSRMLEKRNITQAEYQEAINSISTAKYHGAEIDLYAPYVSEMARDYMIQKYGEEAAYTNGYNVYTTISSDLQLMAQESLRDNVFAYDQRHGYRGPVTELWTDTPLNNEETVTILKRTSSMQGIMPAAVISVKDQQAQVIDDEGKLITLEWKGLKWARKFISDKRQSLPPKQASDILTAGQQVWIRHNGKHWQLSQIPLVSSATVSLEPHDGAIKTLVGGFSFSQSQFNRVTQAKRQLGSNIKPFIYAAALEKDYTLATLINNAPINKPDTRQGTAWRPKNSPDIYGGPTRLRVGLAQSINVMSVRAMRYTGLDDTIKKLIQFGFDPNDLPRNESLALGSPSVTPLQVATAFNSFANGGYLVEPYFIDHVTDSYDNMIEQTIPSIACSKPAPSIEETAVIDDPFAAMAEEFSQQAVLSSADTSDQETTIDSITAEENICTNPKAHFAKRVISEQTAFLITEALKSVIWGGGDWSKGTGWNGTAWRASKLIRRHDIAGKTGTTNESRDTWFSGFNPTLTATFWVGFDDHGRQLGRSSWMANGDPEQISGAEAGAKTAGPGWNDYMNKALSGTPEAPVIPPKGIVSARIDLATGKLTRKTDHTTEFEYFAEGTEPKEYVTDIPQSGDIFIDNVAEDLFQ
- a CDS encoding pilus assembly protein PilM — encoded protein: MISKLWKRQAPQMVGIDIGSHEIKAILLSKTADGYKIQNHAAVPVRKGAVVDHDIRDSEAVLESLRQIRRGLPKSLKFAAVAVSGSAVMTKVIYMDAALNEEEMEAQIEIEADNLIPYSLDEVSIDFERLSPNITDPTKVNVLLSACRTENIDSRVDALDAIELDVKVVDVEAYALGRSAELIYGQLPDGAKSKSIAMVDIGANMTTFSVVENGDTTFIREQAFGGELFTQSIVSFYGMPHDEAERAKVSGQLPRNYMFEVLSPFQTQLLQQIKRTLQIYCTASGREKVDYIVLCGGTAKLEGMVELLSNELGTHTILADPFQGCLHADDVMKSQLQPNMSKYMVACGLALRSYAQWRT
- a CDS encoding PilN domain-containing protein is translated as MANINLLPWREEAREKQKRDFIGILALVFLVTSLVVYLFLGFLDVVTDDQRQRNAYLESEISLLDTQIAEIRKITERKKDIERRTEIILNLQQSRNLPTHVLDELVRIVPPGIYLSSIEKKGSVLLIEGRSESNNNVANMMRKVKTSTYLNDPSMQSIVTQNEELRQLQRFKLRVTIRDESQTTNVDANQGARK
- a CDS encoding type 4a pilus biogenesis protein PilO; the encoded protein is MNLDLDQFNDIDFENIGGWPKLVKIVFAGFLSLCVIGASYYLFISDSIDVMEAEQQKEIQLREDFENKYRLAANLKLYREQLDVMEVQFAELLKMLPSENEMPGLLDDLTFVATDAGLRINSLDWDDEIERDFYIEFPIKMSVDGDYHKIGDMVSGVAKLPRIVSLHDFVIKQNDSGGLSMDILAKTYRFKEGAELTQQANKGQK